CAGCGGAATTTTCAGGTACTCACCGTCGTGAACTGTGAGGACAACGTCGCCGTACCGGTCCTGCAGATCCTGCGGCAGCACGTCGAGCGCCCGCGCCGTGACCATCTTGGGCCAGTTCCCGTCCACGATCGCACCCAGCTCGGTGATGTCGAAGGGCTTGTCGTCGGGGTAGTCGTCCTCTTCGTAGCACTCGGGGCCGGCGGGGTTCGACAGGTGGGTCATCTGAACCTGCCGGGCCTCGCCCCACGTACGCGCGGCGGCGAGCGCCCTGATCTCTGCGGCCTCCCCGGGGGCGGTGTCGGCGTCGACGAAGGCGAGGCAGTCGTAGTTGGTGGCGTGGCCGTAGACCAGGCGCCGGGTGTTCGGGTGGTGCGTCGTCATGGCGCACATCCTGCACCAGGGGTACGACAACCAAGATCGGTATAGGGCCCAGGGGAGGATCCGTCGGTCGGACGACCGCTAGGCTGGCCATTGCTGCCCTGCCACCTGGAGAAACGCCCATGTCCGACAGCGTCTTCGCGCAGTTCACGACCGACGACGGACGCGCCGAAAGTGAGAACGAGGGCGACGAGCGTCGTATTCAATCTGCTTTTCACGAGACGACTCCCTGTCAGTCTGAGTTCGACGAGGATGCTGACGGCGAGGACCGGCTTCGACACGAGCGCTGATGATCGCTGCGCCTCCAACGCCGGGTGTGCCGGTTTGCTGGGCGAGAAGACGAGTCCCGCCCCTCGGCCCCAGCCCATGAGATTGGCCCGGCCCCGATCCTGCTTGGATCCTTGCTAGGGCATGCCTCCTCCCCAAGCTCGGTCGGCGCGCATGGCTGGCGCCGCAGGAGGCCAGGCACCTGCGCTGCTCGCAAACCTGGCTTCGAACCGATGATTGCCTGCAGTGTCGGGTTGCTTCCGCTGTGTTGCAGCCAGTGGCGACGCATGCAATAAATGCCGAGTGGACACCGGAGGTCGGCGCGGCCGACCACACCGGGCCGCACGGCAGGTCGCCGCGCGGCCCGGATGGTCCGCGCAGCAGGGCCGGGTAGCGTGGTTGTTGCGCGTGAACCGTCTGTACGGGCCGAACGAGCGGTGGATGCGCGGCAGCGACTTCGCCGATGCTTTCCAAGGTGGGTGCTGGCCCGAACGCACCAGCGTGTACCGCATCTCCCGTTGGGAAACTGCTGCCGTACGCGTCCCGTACCTTGCGGTACGCCGGTACGAGGAGTTGCTGCAACTGCCCGCCAATCGCCTCGTGGCGCTATTGGATGCGATCTACCGGTACTCCGCTGCAACCGACGGCAGCTGCCCGCTTCTCGGTCGGGGGCTGCGCGACGGAAGCCCAGGCCAGATGGCCCGGCTGGAAGAGCTGGTGGAGGCGGTCCGGTCCGAGGATGTCGTCACCGGCTCGGACTGGGACGAGCTGAGCGCCTATCTCGCATTCACGCCACGGCAGGTCATCACACCCCGATCGACCTGGTCGGATATCACGGAGCGGCTGTTGGCGGAGATGATTGTCGCTGACGGAGTGGCGTGGATGCAGCGCTATGAGGCGCTCAACCGCCTGCTCGCTCACCCGATCGGTCAGCAACATGCGGTGGCGGCCTGCGCCAGCCTGGCCGCTGATCGCAGCAACCAGGTGTTCGTCGAGATCGTCAGCGCGCTCGATGCCAGCCCTCATCCCGACACGAGCCGCCATGTGCTGGATCAGCTCGTGAATCCGACGAACGATCGGGCCCAGTACGGAGCTCTGCTAGCCTGCGTCCGCAAGCTGCGGTACGGACACTTCACTGAACCGCAGACGCGACGCCTTGTAACGGTGGTCGATGAGCTAGCACTCGATCCGGCCCGCTACGAGGACGCTCAACCATTGGCCACTGAACTCCTACGCCAACTGCCGGCAGACGTGCCAGCTGCAGCGAAGGCCCGGTTGCGCCACGTCGTGGCGGGCGACCCGACGCTTAGCCACGTGTTGACTGCCGGGCGCCTAGCAACGGTGGAGGCCGGTGACGTCCTCGTCGCACGGATGACCAACACCACCCTGGCCAACATGCCCCGCGACGTGCCCAACTTCCGCGATGAATTGCTACCGACCCTGCTTGACGAGATGCTGTTCAGTCCTGTGTTCGACGTACGGCTGCACGCGGCGATCCTGCTCTTCGGGACCCCATACCGGCGACCGGTAGCCACCGCGCTCGCCTTGGAACTAGGTAGCCACACCGCAGCCTTCAGCGTCGACGTAGCGCACGCGATGATCGAGGCGCTGCGCATCCTCGGTGACCATCGGCAGCGCCCACTCATCGAGCGTTTGACGACGGCGAACGGAGTGCCGCCTGCCATTACGGTCGCCGCCACACAGGCCATCGGGCACATCGGCGGCCGCAGCGACGACATCTACTGGAAAAGGCGCTCAACCACCACGCCAACCTCTGGCGCCGAACGGGGAACAAGGCAAGCACTTCCGCCCTGAATGGGCTGATCTACGGCCTCGGCATGGCCCGCAACACGCCCATGCTCCACCAGGTACGCAACCATCATCTAGCCCCAGCCACGGCCCGCGCGGCCGCCTCATGGTGGCTCAACCTGTAGCGAACTGTGTACGAAAGCGCAAGCCGCTGATGTTGTCCCCGGCGACGCCAGCATCAAGCCCGAGCCCGACCGGTGTTCGTCGCCACCGTCCTGTTCATCCGGGCCGTCACGGCCGACGGTGGCAGCGACCCACTTGAAGGAACAGGACGAAGGCGGCGGGTCACCGAGGCCTTGCAGAAGCCGGCCCGAGCAATCCGGACGGCGTGCGGGCCGTGTCCGGCGGCCCTTCCAAGTCTGAACAAGCGCCGCCGTGAGCACGAGCCCGGGAGACGCCCACACCGAGGAAGGTCCCGGAACCCGTCCTTCGTCGAAATGTCGGTACGTTCGTCCAGGCGGGTCGGCCGCCACTCGGATCCGGGCATCGGCCCCCACGCGCCGACCATCCTCTCCCGACCGCCCGTTCACATGATTGACCCGGTTGGACCCGGTTGGCGATGCTCCTGCCAAACCCGGTGGCGGTACCGGTGAACCAGGGGAGCTGTCATGCGGGGCCCGCAATGGGTGGCGGACGTCGTCGACTTGTACGCCGGCGACGACCGCCCCGCGCACATCTACCGCCGCGACGACGTCACCTCGGTGACAACCACCCGCGGCGAGCTGCGCGACGCGGTGAGCCGGCGCGCCGGAGCCCTCGCCGAACTAGGCGTGCGGGCCGGTCACCGGGTGGGCGTGTTCGCCGGTGACCCTGAGGCGTTCCTGCCGGCGTTCCTCGCGCTGCTCTGGCTGGGCGCGGTGGCGGTGCCGCTGCCACCGCCCCCACCGGTCGGCCGCCGCGACGCCTGGCGCGCCACCGTCCAGGACGCGCTCGCGCTCGTCCATCCCCGCCTGGTTTGCGGGCCGGCGGACACCCTCGACGCCTTCGGGACCGGGCCCGCAGAAGTGGTGGCGCTCGACGGCCGCCCAGTCGCAGCCGTTCCGGTCGCGGCGTTGGCGGACGGGCCCGCCCACGCCGCCCCCGTGCGGCTGCCGCCGCAGGCACCCGCGTACACCCAGTTCACCAGCGGCAGCACCGGCCGGTCCCGGGCCGTGCTGGTCACCCGCGGCTCGCTGGCGGCCAACAGCGCCGCGATCAAGGCCGGCATCAGCCTGGACCCGGACCGCGACGTGGGCGTGTGCTGGTTGCCGCTGCACCACGACATGGGCCTGGTGGGTTTCGGCTGCGCCGCGCTGACCGCCGGCGTCCCGGTGGTGTACCTGCCGACCGCCTCGTTCCTGCGTGATCCGGGGAGCTGGATGCGCACGGTGTCGGCGTACCGGGGGACCGTCACGTTCGGGCCGAGCTTCGCCTTCGGGCTGGCGGCCCGTCGCGCCCGTCCCGACGACGTCGCTGCGCTGGACCTGTCCGCCCTGCGCATCCTGGGCTGCGGG
This sequence is a window from Micromonospora sp. NBRC 110009. Protein-coding genes within it:
- a CDS encoding AMP-binding protein, with translation MRGPQWVADVVDLYAGDDRPAHIYRRDDVTSVTTTRGELRDAVSRRAGALAELGVRAGHRVGVFAGDPEAFLPAFLALLWLGAVAVPLPPPPPVGRRDAWRATVQDALALVHPRLVCGPADTLDAFGTGPAEVVALDGRPVAAVPVAALADGPAHAAPVRLPPQAPAYTQFTSGSTGRSRAVLVTRGSLAANSAAIKAGISLDPDRDVGVCWLPLHHDMGLVGFGCAALTAGVPVVYLPTASFLRDPGSWMRTVSAYRGTVTFGPSFAFGLAARRARPDDVAALDLSALRILGCGAEPINAATLQRFVAAYAPANLDAAALTPCYGLAEATLAVSFAAGLRADAAGTVDCGRPVPGHEVAVVDAAGSSCPAGQVGEIWVRGPSVAAGYLDQPAPETFRSDGWLRTGDLGYLDGGGLYVTGRAKDLLVVRGANTDPQRVEWAASTVPGVRDGGAVAFTRPGEETEEVVVVVECAPNAADAVPDAVRAAVAEGLGLAVAEVVRVRPGAVPKTTSGKPRRRETRRRYLAGELVG